From one Larimichthys crocea isolate SSNF chromosome XVIII, L_crocea_2.0, whole genome shotgun sequence genomic stretch:
- the LOC104927014 gene encoding olfactory receptor 142-like translates to MDNISVRIFTLSGINETINYRLTIFSLTFLYYCLILFLNIALIMVIIFDENLHQPMYILLCSFCINGLYGTTGFYPKFLLDLLSSSHEISYEGCLLQAFIMYSFACCDLSILAVMAYDRYLAICRPLHYHSLMNKKRLSLLVCFSWLTPFCIFSVSIILTSTLKLCHSKIPKLFCVNWIIVKLACPDTDTIANEIISQLTIFIYVSHGFFIFWTYMHLIRMCVKSKDDRVKFMQTCVPHLVSLITFLVVIVFDLMYMRFSPTNISQSLQNFIALEFLIIPPAMNPLIYGFKLTKIRNRILSLVYVDRK, encoded by the coding sequence ATGGATAATATTTCTGTTAGAATTTTTACTCTCTCAGGGATAAATGAGACCATAAATTACAGACTCACTATCTTTTCACTCACTTTTCTGTATTACTGTCTGATTTTGTTTCTAAATATTGCTCTTATCATGGTCATTATCTTTGACGAAAACTTGCATCAACCGATGTACATCTTATTGTGCAGTTTTTGCATTAATGGACTTTATGGGACGACGGGTTTCTACCCCAAATTCCTGTTAGATCTGTTGTCTTCTTCTCATGAAATCTCATATGAAGGATGTCTTTTACAGGCCTTTATCATGTACTCTTTTGCTTGCTGTGACTTGTCCATTCTAGCCGTCATGGCTTATGACAGATATCTGGCTATATGTCGACCACTACACTACCACTCTCTCATGAATAAGAAGAGGCTGTCTCTGCTGGTATGTTTCTCCTGGCTAACACCTTTCTGCATTTTCTCTGTCAGCATTATATTAACGTCTACTCTGAAGTTATGTCATTCGAAAATTCCTAAACTCTTTTGTGTGAATTGGATAATTGTTAAACTTGCTTGCCCTGACACTGATACTATCGcaaatgaaattatttcacAGTTAACAATTTTCATATATGTGTCTCATGgttttttcatattttggacTTATATGCATCTTATCAGAATGTGTGTGAAGTCCAAAGATGACAGGGTGAAGTTTATGCAGACATGTGTGCCTCATTTAGTCTCTTTAATCACATTCCTCGTTGTGATagtttttgatttgatgtatATGCGATTTAGCCCcacaaatatttcacaaagcCTTCAAAACTTCATCGCTTTAGAATTTCTGATCATTCCTCCTGCCATGAATCCTCTCATATATGGGTTCAAACTGACCAAAATACGAAACAGAATTTTGAGTTTAGTTTATGTTGACAGAAAATGA
- the LOC104927013 gene encoding putative leucine-rich repeat-containing protein DDB_G0290503 translates to MDNDLLRQTFEDKEDIIKTAEEKDEQIEALKATIGKVREKEERKNEDYKKEIVKRLVETERENNLLKQVIIEKDKMISSLTERCAVKNDVIKATKQSSEMEKEMLQERVKEQEIETAALKKRCEKKEQELEQMMMNHEKEAKELKERNGQLKRENEDIKKVLKATIDEMQKHYQERRNKINTVHFNPGNHHNKIMIDLNLLEEHGRQQKWAFTVPLSHHQHTVKAKADQKRLVVLDNDIRRQEKREIANKVQQLEAGWIQSWFSVGGVVLGAAVGALAGSSRMATGLSTRSAVGAAAGALLGSLLVQGARPQQRKTE, encoded by the exons ATGGACAATGATCTCCTGAGGCAAACATTCGAGGACAAAGAGGACATCAttaagacagctgaagagaaagATGAGCAGATTGAAGCTTTGAAGGCAACAATTGGGAAggtgagggagaaagaagagaggaaaaatgaagACTATAAAAAAGAGATTGTAAAAAGATTAGTGGAGACTGAGAGGGAGAACAACCTGCTGAAACAAGTCATTAtagagaaagacaaaatgatATCAAGCTTGACTGAAAGATGTGCTGTGAAAAATGATGTCATTAAAGCTACAAAGCAAAGCAGTGAGATGGAAAAGGAAATGCTAcaggaaagagtgaaagagcAAGAGATAGAGACAGCAGCCTTGAAGAAAAGGTGTGAGAAGAAAGAGCAAGAGTTGGAACAAATGATGATGAATCATGAAAAAGAAGCAAAGGAACTTAAAGAGAGAAatggacagctgaagagagaaaatgaagataTAAAGAAGGTGTTGAAAGCCACAATCGATGAAATGCAGAAGCACTatcaagaaagaagaaataagatAAACACTGTGCATTTTAATCCAGGCAACCACCACAACAAAATAATGATAGACCTCAATTTATTGGAGGAGCATGGCCGACAACAAAAATGGGCATTCACAGTGCCATTGTCCCACCATCAACACACCGTTAAAGCCA AGGCTGACCAGAAAAGGCTGGTAGTGTTGGACAATGACATCAGGCGACAGGAGAAG AGGGAAATTGCAAACAAAGTGCAGCAACTGGAGGCTGGCTGGATTCAGTCATGGTTCAGTGTTGGAGGTGTTGTGCTAGGAGCTGCAGTCGGGGCCCTTGCTGGCTCCTCCCGGATGGCTACAGGGTTAAGTACCAGGTCAGCTGTCGGGGCTGCAGCTGGGGCTCTGCTGGGCAGCTTACTGGTCCAAGGAGCCAGGCCCcagcagaggaagacagaaTAA